CATGCCGAACCAGGCGCGGCCCTCGATCCCGGACACCTCCGGCGCGCGCAACGCGGTGCCCAGGTGGGTTCGACACGCTTCCCCCGCCGGACCGCCATCGCCCCCCTCCCGTTCCGCTATTTCGAGGTACGCCACCGCCGCCCGGTAGCGGGCCAACCGGTTCAAGCCCGGCAGAACCGACGCCGAATCCGCGGCGAGTTCGAAAAGCCCCGCCTGCATTCGAAGCAGCGCCAGCGATCTGGAACCCTCCCGGGGATGCCGCCCATCGAGGGCGTTCCCGGCGAACATCGGCAACAGCGCCTCCGGATGGTGCCGCCAGCTCTCGCGGACCGTGGCCACACTCCCTTCGACATCGCCCCACAACGGCAGGAGCAGCGCCTGAACCGCCTCGTAGGCCCGGTGCATCCCCAGCCGCAGACTCGGCAGGGCCGGCACCCGGAAATCCGACAGCGCATGGCGTCGGCCAGGGTCCCGCCGCACCGCCAACATCCCGGCGATGCTCTCCAGCAACTGCTCGAACGCCGCCGGATCGGTGAGATCTCCCCCCAGCCGCGCCTCGGGGGAATAATGCCGGGCCGCCATCTCCAGAAGCCGCAATCCCTGCCGCAACCCCGGCAGTAACTCGGCCGGCACCGCATTCGACACCGAACCCAGCAACGCCTCCCCCTCGGCCAGGCGCCCGAACAACGCCAGTTCCGAGGCCTCGAGATACGTCGCGGTGGGATCCTGCGGAAACAGCGCCTTGAACACACGCAGATGCCCGGCCAGCGCCTCGTGCTGCCCCAGCAGATGTTCAAGACCCAGACTGTGCCGATGGGCGCCGTGATGAAACGGATTCAGCTCGAGAACCCGGCGGAAGTGAGCCAGCGCCGCCGGGGTCGTCTCCGCCAGCAGACCCAACGCGAACTCCAGGTCAGCGCCGGTCAACCCGATCGACAGCGCCTCCCGAACCCGCGCCACCCCCTGCTCATGCGTGCCCGGCGAGAACAACTCGAACTCCCCAACCCGCAACAACACTTCGCCCCGCCGTTCCCCAGGATCCGTGCGCCGCATCAACCGACGCAGTTCGGCCTCCGCCCGGTCCGGTTGCGACAGGACCGTCCATGCCTCCGCCCGCCGCAATCCCAGCCGGACCGCGTCGCGATACCCCGCCGCCTCCGCCGCCGCCCAACCCTCCAGCGCCTCCTCCCAACGTCCCGTCCGCGATGCCATCTCCGCCCTCCCCAGCGCATCGTTCGCGACCGCCATCCGTCGGGCGACGTCCCTCTGCACCGCGAGCCCACGGTTCACCGCGAACCCCGCCGTCCCCACCACCACGACCAGCCCCGCCAAAAGCACCTGGCCCGCATGGCGTCGCGCCCATCGATGCAGAACGAGCAACGGACCCGGACGCCGCGCCTGCACCGGGCGCCACTCGAGCGCGGCCCGGAGATCCTCCGCCATGCCCTCCATCGACACATACCGGCGTCCCGGATCCGGATGCATGGCCCGCTCACAGATCGCCGACAGATCGCGACTGACCCCTCGACACAGCCGCCGCACCGGCTCCGGCGGCCCCGCCACAATGCGTCGCCGCAGTTCCGCCTCGTCCGGCAATCGGCCCTCCGCATCCGAATAGGGCGGTCGGCCGGTCAACAGGTGGTACAGCATCACCCCCACCGAATAGACATCCACGGTCGCACCCGGACGCCCGGCCGTACCCGACAACACCTCCGGCGGCGTGAACAGCGTGGTCACCGGCTGACCCGAACGCCGCGTGCTCCATGGGGAACCCCCGA
The DNA window shown above is from Verrucomicrobiia bacterium and carries:
- a CDS encoding protein kinase yields the protein MRSCETCGTEMEADHPFRECPGCLLGTALGVEGGAGEGLEESGLSGEQGGMRPQAERPGFRRREDFFGKYDVIESLGKGGQGWVVKVWDRELRRFLAMKRVHAHGATPEEEAALDRFVAEAQIASQLQHPGVLPIFDLGVDPDGRLYFTTEWLPDTTLEGVWREVASGNGAVWTLEGAVRLLVRVCEIVGHAHSRGVIHRDLKPSNVMVGAFGDVRVIDWGSAHAGSGHGMAGGGAGGGVATGVETDRAEAGRSVGGSPWSTRRSGQPVTTLFTPPEVLSGTAGRPGATVDVYSVGVMLYHLLTGRPPYSDAEGRLPDEAELRRRIVAGPPEPVRRLCRGVSRDLSAICERAMHPDPGRRYVSMEGMAEDLRAALEWRPVQARRPGPLLVLHRWARRHAGQVLLAGLVVVVGTAGFAVNRGLAVQRDVARRMAVANDALGRAEMASRTGRWEEALEGWAAAEAAGYRDAVRLGLRRAEAWTVLSQPDRAEAELRRLMRRTDPGERRGEVLLRVGEFELFSPGTHEQGVARVREALSIGLTGADLEFALGLLAETTPAALAHFRRVLELNPFHHGAHRHSLGLEHLLGQHEALAGHLRVFKALFPQDPTATYLEASELALFGRLAEGEALLGSVSNAVPAELLPGLRQGLRLLEMAARHYSPEARLGGDLTDPAAFEQLLESIAGMLAVRRDPGRRHALSDFRVPALPSLRLGMHRAYEAVQALLLPLWGDVEGSVATVRESWRHHPEALLPMFAGNALDGRHPREGSRSLALLRMQAGLFELAADSASVLPGLNRLARYRAAVAYLEIAEREGGDGGPAGEACRTHLGTALRAPEVSGIEGRAWFGMALALGEHDLAASALRHWEGAHPEDPAVEQARIRLDLATGAWSRALRGLDRWLIRHPEDSWATAQRGAAVLRLRELIAPASDPELSEP